The following are encoded in a window of Prevotella melaninogenica genomic DNA:
- a CDS encoding glycogen/starch synthase, with product MLFPDYIFETSWEVCNKVGGIYTVLSTRAKTLQEKIKDHVIFLGPDCWQETPSPYFKEDKKLFAEWQQKAASEGLSVKVGRWDIPGEPIAMLIDFQSYFAHKDEVYGELWEYYRVDSLHAYGDYDESAMFAYATALVVESFYRFYLSEKDKVVFHANEWQTGFAALVLQHRLPQIASIFTTHATGIGRSIAGNNKPLYEYLWAYNGDQMASELNMESKHSIEKQTAHHVDCFTTVSDITATECKELLDKPVDLVLPNGFENDFVPKGATFTKKRKAARKRLLDVANALTGDDIQDDALIVSTSGRYEFRNKGIDVFIESMNRLRFDENLKKQVVAFIEVPGWVAGPRQDLVERLDSGKQFDTPLEKPVLTHWLHNMDHDNVLNMLTSLGINNAKGDKVKVILLPCYLTGDDGIMNMSYYDLILGNDLCVYPSYYEPWGYTPLEAIAFKVPCITTDLAGFGLWANTEKGKYSEIEDGVKVLHRTDYNNSEVADGIKDTIARYSCFTKTEVNKCRSNAEKLSRKALWSEFIIYYEQAYDIALKKAAARNK from the coding sequence ATGTTGTTTCCAGATTATATTTTTGAGACCAGCTGGGAAGTATGTAATAAGGTCGGAGGAATTTATACAGTACTTTCTACTCGTGCAAAGACATTACAAGAAAAGATAAAGGATCATGTTATCTTCCTTGGTCCTGACTGCTGGCAAGAGACACCGTCCCCTTACTTTAAGGAGGATAAGAAGCTATTTGCTGAATGGCAGCAGAAAGCCGCCTCTGAGGGACTATCAGTAAAGGTTGGACGTTGGGATATCCCTGGTGAGCCAATTGCTATGCTTATTGATTTTCAGTCATACTTTGCTCATAAAGATGAAGTTTATGGTGAGCTTTGGGAGTATTATCGTGTTGATAGTCTCCATGCCTACGGTGATTATGACGAATCTGCTATGTTTGCTTATGCTACGGCACTGGTCGTAGAGAGTTTCTATAGATTCTATCTTAGTGAAAAAGATAAGGTTGTCTTTCATGCAAACGAATGGCAAACAGGCTTTGCCGCACTTGTATTACAGCATCGTCTGCCACAGATAGCATCTATCTTTACAACTCATGCAACGGGTATTGGTCGTAGTATAGCAGGCAATAACAAGCCATTGTACGAATATCTCTGGGCATATAATGGCGACCAGATGGCTTCGGAGTTGAATATGGAGAGTAAGCATTCTATTGAGAAGCAGACAGCTCACCATGTTGATTGCTTCACGACAGTGAGCGATATTACCGCAACAGAGTGCAAAGAGTTGCTTGATAAACCTGTTGATTTGGTTCTTCCAAATGGTTTTGAAAACGACTTTGTACCAAAGGGTGCAACCTTCACAAAGAAGCGCAAGGCAGCGCGTAAGCGTTTGCTTGATGTTGCCAATGCGTTGACAGGTGACGATATACAAGATGATGCGTTAATCGTATCAACCAGCGGACGATATGAGTTCCGCAATAAAGGTATTGATGTGTTCATAGAATCAATGAACCGATTGCGTTTTGATGAAAACTTGAAGAAGCAGGTTGTAGCCTTCATTGAGGTTCCAGGCTGGGTAGCAGGTCCTCGTCAGGACCTTGTAGAGCGTCTCGACAGCGGCAAGCAGTTTGATACACCATTGGAGAAGCCTGTACTTACGCACTGGCTCCACAATATGGACCATGACAATGTACTAAATATGCTCACTTCTCTCGGTATAAACAATGCAAAGGGAGATAAGGTGAAGGTCATCCTCTTGCCTTGCTATCTGACAGGTGATGATGGCATTATGAATATGAGCTATTATGACCTCATATTGGGTAACGACCTCTGTGTCTATCCTTCATACTATGAGCCATGGGGCTATACACCATTAGAGGCAATAGCCTTTAAGGTACCTTGTATTACAACCGACCTTGCTGGTTTCGGTTTGTGGGCAAATACAGAGAAGGGAAAATATAGCGAGATAGAAGATGGTGTGAAAGTATTACATCGTACAGATTATAATAATTCAGAGGTAGCTGATGGTATTAAGGATACCATAGCCCGTTACTCTTGCTTTACGAAGACGGAGGTGAACAAGTGTCGTTCAAATGCCGAGAAGCTCTCTCGTAAGGCTCTTTGGAGTGAGTTTATCATCTATTATGAGCAGGCTTACGACATAGCATTAAAGAAAGCAGCTGCAAGAAACAAGTGA
- the glgP gene encoding alpha-glucan family phosphorylase — protein MKIKSDYSNEPQWKEVTVKSTLPKELACLDELAHNMWWAWNYEARNMFKALDEELYEEVGHNPVQLLERLSYDRKEAIVKDKKLMKQVSDVYKKFRTYMDVKPNKKRASVAYFCMEFGLNQALKIYSGGLGILAGDYIKEASDSNVDFCAVGFLYRFGYFTQSLSMDGQQIAKYDAQNFNSLPIERELDENGNQVVVDVPYRNYMVHALVWRVNVGRIKLYLLDTDNDMNSEFDRPITHSLYGGDWENRLKQEILLGIGGILTLKKLGIKKDIYHCNEGHAALCNLQRLCDYIESGLTFNQAMELVRASSLYTVHTPVPAGHDYFDEELFGKYMGDYPAKLGISWDEFIGMGRTNPDDHSERFCMSTFACNTCQEVNGVSKLHGWVSQKMFAPLWKGYFPEENAVGYVTNGVHLPTWTATEWRKVYDKYFDESFMSDQSNESIWHAIYNVPDSEIWETRMALKQKLIKYIRDKFTKQWLRNQGDPAKVVSILERINPNALMIGFCRRFATYKRAHLLFTDLERLEKIVNNPERPVLFFFSGKAHPADGAGQGLIKRIFEISRMPQFLGKIIFLEDYDMQLARRLVSGVDIWMNTPTRPLEASGTSGEKAEMNGVVNLSVLDGWWVEGYREGAGWALPEKRTYQNQGYQDQLDAATIYGLLENEIAPLYFNKNQDGYSEDWVKVVKNSIATIAPHYTMKRQLDDYYDKFYESQAKRSHKLEANDNKLAKEIALWKESVAERWDSIYLVSKDEDALQDIATGHKIKVTYVIDEQGLNNAVGLELVFLKNAPVDDVNIHKVIPFKMVKTEGNHYTFEATFDATEAGAYKYAVRMYPKNALLPHRQDFAYVKWIG, from the coding sequence ATGAAAATTAAATCAGATTATTCCAACGAACCTCAGTGGAAAGAGGTAACTGTAAAGTCGACTCTGCCAAAGGAACTGGCATGTCTTGATGAGCTTGCTCACAATATGTGGTGGGCATGGAATTACGAAGCGCGCAACATGTTCAAAGCTCTTGATGAGGAACTCTATGAAGAGGTTGGACATAATCCAGTCCAGCTCCTTGAGCGTCTTAGCTATGACCGTAAGGAAGCTATCGTAAAGGACAAAAAGCTGATGAAGCAGGTGAGTGATGTCTATAAGAAGTTCCGTACTTATATGGACGTTAAGCCTAACAAGAAGCGTGCTTCTGTTGCTTACTTCTGTATGGAGTTTGGTTTGAATCAGGCTCTAAAGATTTATTCTGGTGGTCTTGGTATCTTGGCAGGTGACTACATTAAAGAGGCTTCTGACTCTAACGTAGACTTCTGTGCTGTAGGTTTCCTCTATCGCTTTGGTTACTTCACACAGAGTCTTTCTATGGACGGCCAGCAGATTGCTAAGTACGATGCACAGAATTTCAACTCTCTTCCTATTGAGCGTGAGCTTGATGAGAATGGCAATCAGGTTGTTGTTGATGTACCTTACCGCAACTATATGGTACACGCACTTGTATGGCGTGTGAATGTTGGTCGTATTAAGCTTTACTTGCTCGATACAGACAACGATATGAACTCTGAGTTCGACCGTCCTATCACTCACTCTCTCTATGGTGGTGACTGGGAAAACCGTTTGAAGCAAGAGATTCTGCTCGGTATCGGTGGTATTCTTACTTTGAAGAAATTGGGTATCAAGAAGGATATCTATCACTGCAATGAAGGTCATGCGGCACTTTGCAACCTCCAGCGTCTTTGCGACTACATTGAGAGTGGCTTGACATTTAATCAAGCTATGGAGCTTGTACGTGCCTCATCACTTTATACCGTTCATACTCCTGTACCAGCAGGTCACGACTACTTCGACGAGGAACTCTTCGGCAAGTATATGGGTGATTATCCTGCAAAACTTGGTATCTCTTGGGATGAGTTCATCGGTATGGGTCGTACCAATCCTGATGATCACAGCGAGCGTTTCTGTATGAGTACTTTCGCTTGTAACACCTGTCAGGAGGTCAATGGCGTATCAAAACTTCACGGTTGGGTAAGCCAGAAGATGTTTGCCCCATTGTGGAAGGGTTATTTCCCAGAGGAGAATGCTGTAGGTTATGTTACTAATGGTGTACACCTCCCAACATGGACAGCAACAGAGTGGCGCAAAGTTTACGATAAATACTTTGATGAGAGTTTCATGAGCGACCAGAGCAATGAGTCAATCTGGCACGCAATCTATAATGTTCCAGATTCAGAAATCTGGGAAACACGTATGGCATTGAAGCAGAAACTTATCAAGTATATCCGCGATAAGTTCACTAAGCAGTGGCTCCGCAACCAGGGTGACCCAGCTAAGGTCGTTTCTATCCTTGAGCGTATTAATCCTAACGCATTGATGATTGGTTTCTGCCGTCGCTTTGCTACTTACAAGCGTGCACACTTGCTCTTCACTGACCTTGAGCGTTTGGAGAAGATTGTAAACAACCCAGAGCGTCCAGTTCTGTTCTTCTTCTCAGGTAAGGCTCACCCTGCTGATGGCGCTGGTCAGGGACTTATCAAGCGTATCTTTGAGATTTCACGTATGCCACAGTTCCTCGGTAAGATTATCTTCCTTGAGGACTACGATATGCAGTTGGCTCGTCGTCTCGTTTCTGGAGTTGATATTTGGATGAACACACCAACTCGTCCACTCGAGGCAAGTGGTACATCTGGTGAGAAGGCAGAGATGAACGGTGTTGTTAACCTCTCAGTACTTGATGGCTGGTGGGTTGAAGGCTACCGTGAGGGAGCTGGATGGGCATTGCCAGAGAAGCGTACCTATCAGAATCAGGGCTATCAGGACCAGCTTGATGCAGCTACTATCTATGGTCTGCTTGAGAATGAGATTGCTCCTCTCTACTTCAATAAGAATCAAGATGGCTACTCAGAGGATTGGGTAAAGGTTGTAAAGAACTCTATTGCAACTATCGCTCCTCACTATACAATGAAGCGTCAACTTGATGACTACTATGACAAGTTCTATGAGAGTCAGGCTAAGCGTTCTCATAAGCTCGAGGCTAATGACAATAAACTTGCTAAGGAGATTGCTCTTTGGAAGGAGTCTGTTGCTGAGCGTTGGGACAGCATCTATCTTGTTTCTAAGGACGAGGATGCACTGCAGGATATTGCTACAGGTCATAAGATTAAGGTTACTTACGTTATCGACGAGCAGGGCTTGAACAATGCAGTAGGTCTTGAATTAGTCTTCTTGAAGAATGCGCCAGTTGATGACGTAAATATCCACAAGGTAATCCCATTCAAGATGGTGAAGACTGAGGGTAATCACTATACCTTCGAGGCTACTTTCGATGCAACAGAGGCAGGTGCTTATAAGTACGCTGTTCGTATGTATCCTAAGAATGCTCTCCTGCCACACCGTCAGGACTTCGCTTACGTGAAGTGGATTGGATAA
- a CDS encoding HU family DNA-binding protein, producing the protein MTVNYKLLRTSGKLAQRKALRIVPIKKDVTRIERICQHIQQATTLTTADILGTISALKTELVEELKSGNTVHLPGIGFFSLALKGDIHEDPKTHRHHLRNVAVRKIRFRPDKDFHEALGKMDFENKTYKDGTSTLPIKSAVNAALKELFEESPIITVNDLRRRLNLSTTYAYQLTAQLEREKKIINIGSRYRKMYKKA; encoded by the coding sequence ATGACTGTAAATTACAAACTATTAAGAACAAGCGGTAAACTCGCACAACGTAAAGCACTAAGAATCGTACCTATCAAGAAAGATGTCACGAGAATAGAGAGAATCTGTCAGCATATCCAACAAGCTACAACGCTCACAACAGCCGACATTCTCGGTACTATCTCGGCATTAAAAACAGAATTAGTAGAGGAGCTAAAAAGTGGGAATACAGTTCATCTGCCAGGCATCGGCTTCTTCTCGCTTGCCCTTAAAGGCGACATACATGAAGACCCTAAGACGCATCGTCACCACCTCCGTAATGTTGCTGTGCGCAAAATCAGGTTCCGCCCCGATAAGGATTTTCACGAAGCGTTAGGAAAGATGGATTTTGAAAACAAAACCTACAAAGACGGTACATCCACACTGCCTATAAAATCAGCCGTTAACGCTGCACTAAAAGAGTTGTTTGAAGAGAGTCCGATAATCACCGTTAACGACCTCCGTCGCCGTCTGAACCTTTCTACAACCTACGCCTATCAACTTACAGCACAGTTAGAACGTGAAAAGAAAATCATTAACATCGGTTCACGTTATCGCAAGATGTATAAAAAGGCATAA
- a CDS encoding DUF4595 domain-containing protein, which yields MKKTITIALLTAAVIGATSFFSSCSNKNDDDWIVDGWPDPVTIDLSKVFTNGMPKEVDSMTIQTDDRGLVTGIQTKDETVSFKYDNIKTRAIVIPNVFMKVERNGDTTFYIMFLNKNGFVRECMIEQKENTKEDTWRFTYNDNDQLINIIHSADDYKKFTLTYKDSNISEIETTTIVSQTTTRKKDTCKVAYTSTVTPTPIVNKGNIMLFNTTFGIDIGAMKYAYYAGLLGKATKNLPVQLIDKNGNKNNFTWTVNSNGFPTAMTSGSHQYKFGW from the coding sequence ATGAAAAAGACTATTACAATCGCACTTCTTACTGCAGCAGTAATAGGTGCAACTTCTTTTTTTTCATCATGCAGTAACAAAAACGATGATGACTGGATTGTTGACGGCTGGCCAGATCCTGTAACAATTGACCTTTCAAAGGTATTCACTAATGGCATGCCTAAAGAGGTGGATAGTATGACTATCCAAACAGATGACAGAGGATTGGTTACAGGTATTCAGACTAAGGATGAAACGGTATCTTTCAAATACGATAACATAAAAACACGTGCTATTGTAATCCCAAATGTCTTCATGAAAGTAGAACGTAATGGAGATACAACGTTCTACATAATGTTTCTGAACAAAAACGGTTTTGTTAGAGAATGCATGATAGAGCAAAAGGAAAATACAAAGGAAGATACATGGAGGTTCACTTATAACGATAATGACCAACTAATTAATATAATCCATTCAGCAGATGACTACAAAAAATTTACTTTGACTTATAAAGATAGCAACATCTCTGAAATAGAGACAACAACTATCGTCTCACAAACAACAACAAGAAAAAAAGATACTTGCAAAGTTGCTTATACGTCAACTGTCACCCCTACTCCTATAGTGAACAAGGGTAACATTATGCTCTTCAATACAACGTTTGGTATTGACATTGGCGCAATGAAATACGCCTACTATGCAGGATTGCTTGGAAAAGCAACTAAGAACTTGCCTGTACAGCTTATTGATAAGAACGGCAACAAAAACAACTTTACGTGGACTGTCAATAGTAATGGTTTCCCAACTGCAATGACAAGCGGTAGCCATCAATACAAGTTCGGGTGGTAA
- the rhuM gene encoding virulence protein RhuM/Fic/DOC family protein — MTENLNDKIIIYQSEDGKTQLDVKLEHETVWLTQKQIAELFGTKRPAITKHLKNIYASEELTEESTCSILEHMGNDGRQSYNTKYYNLDAILSVGYRVNSKNATRFRQWANSVLKQYLVKGYAINENIRKHQIAELRQLIQVLGRAIQQQPTKTTDESNALFDVVVDYTYALDTLDNYDYQRLHIAKTTKEEPFHATYENAMHEIDMLRQKFGGSVLFGNEKDESFKSSIGQIYQTFNGTELYPSVEEKAAMLLYLVTKNHSFSDGNKRIAATLFLWFMNNNAILYRPDGTKRIADNTLVALTLMIAESKTEEKDIMVKVVVNLINQAN, encoded by the coding sequence ATGACTGAAAACCTAAACGACAAAATTATCATCTATCAAAGTGAAGATGGTAAGACCCAACTTGATGTAAAGTTGGAACATGAAACTGTGTGGCTAACACAGAAACAGATAGCTGAACTATTTGGTACAAAGAGACCAGCCATAACAAAGCACTTGAAGAATATTTATGCTTCAGAGGAATTAACCGAAGAAAGCACATGTTCCATTTTGGAACACATGGGTAACGATGGTAGACAAAGTTACAATACGAAATATTATAACTTAGATGCTATCCTTTCTGTAGGCTACCGTGTGAACAGTAAGAATGCTACTCGTTTCCGCCAATGGGCAAACTCTGTTCTTAAGCAATATCTTGTCAAAGGCTATGCTATCAACGAGAACATTCGCAAACATCAGATTGCAGAACTGCGCCAACTCATACAAGTATTAGGCAGAGCTATCCAGCAACAACCCACAAAGACAACAGATGAAAGTAACGCGCTCTTTGATGTTGTAGTAGACTATACATACGCACTCGACACGCTCGATAACTATGATTACCAGCGACTCCATATCGCTAAGACCACCAAAGAAGAACCCTTCCATGCTACATACGAGAATGCTATGCACGAGATAGATATGCTTCGACAGAAGTTTGGTGGTTCTGTACTCTTTGGTAATGAAAAGGATGAGTCCTTCAAAAGTTCTATCGGACAAATCTATCAGACCTTTAATGGTACGGAACTTTATCCGAGTGTGGAGGAGAAAGCAGCTATGCTTCTCTATCTTGTCACTAAGAACCACTCGTTCAGCGATGGAAACAAGCGCATTGCAGCCACCCTCTTCCTATGGTTTATGAACAACAACGCTATCCTCTATCGCCCCGATGGTACCAAACGAATTGCCGACAACACACTTGTTGCCCTCACCCTAATGATTGCTGAGAGTAAAACAGAGGAAAAGGATATAATGGTAAAGGTTGTGGTGAATCTTATCAACCAAGCAAATTAG
- a CDS encoding FtsX-like permease family protein, translating to MNFPFYIARRYLFSKKSTHAINVISLISVLGVSVATMALVVVLSGFNGFSDLVASFFTNFDPQIKVEATKGKAMTANDPLLLKVKHLPTVEVATECVEDQALAVYHDKQAMVNVKGVEDNFDSLTHISNILYGEGDFRLHTANLQYGVLGIRLAQDLGTGVAWPDYLHIYAPQREGQYDASDPTNAFVKDSLISPGALFQVKQLKYDKGYIITSLEFARRIFNRQGEITSLELRMRPGVDIDKTKDEIQTLLGDKYKVLDRYEQQADTFNIMRIEKLFAYIFLTFILMVACFNIIGSLSMLIIDKKNDVITLRNLGATDSQIRRIFLFEGRMISAAGAVIGIALGLLLCWLQQTYGLVQLGDQAGNFVVNAYPISVHPEDIITIFLTVILVGWLSVWYPVRYMSRKLTRD from the coding sequence ATGAACTTCCCTTTTTACATTGCTCGCCGTTACCTCTTCTCAAAGAAGAGCACACATGCCATTAACGTTATCAGCCTCATCTCCGTACTCGGTGTGTCGGTGGCAACCATGGCATTGGTCGTTGTATTAAGTGGATTTAATGGCTTCTCCGACCTTGTTGCATCCTTCTTCACCAACTTTGACCCACAAATTAAGGTTGAAGCTACGAAGGGTAAGGCTATGACAGCTAACGATCCATTGCTCCTAAAAGTAAAACATCTGCCCACTGTAGAGGTTGCTACGGAGTGTGTGGAGGACCAAGCATTGGCTGTCTATCATGATAAACAGGCAATGGTGAACGTGAAGGGTGTGGAAGATAACTTCGACTCGCTGACACATATCAGCAATATTCTATATGGTGAGGGCGATTTCAGACTTCATACAGCCAACCTGCAATATGGCGTTCTCGGTATTAGATTGGCACAAGACCTCGGTACTGGAGTTGCATGGCCAGACTACTTACACATCTATGCGCCCCAACGTGAGGGACAGTATGATGCTTCTGACCCAACAAATGCCTTTGTAAAAGACTCATTGATATCGCCAGGAGCACTTTTCCAAGTGAAGCAGCTGAAGTATGATAAGGGGTATATTATCACCTCCCTTGAGTTCGCACGTCGTATCTTCAACCGACAGGGAGAGATTACTTCACTTGAATTACGCATGAGACCTGGTGTCGATATTGACAAAACCAAGGACGAAATACAAACCCTTCTCGGTGATAAATATAAGGTGTTAGACCGCTATGAACAGCAAGCTGACACGTTTAATATCATGCGTATAGAGAAGCTCTTTGCCTATATTTTCCTCACGTTTATCCTCATGGTGGCATGCTTTAACATCATTGGTTCACTCTCTATGCTCATCATCGACAAGAAGAATGATGTCATCACCTTGCGTAACCTCGGTGCTACAGATAGTCAGATACGTCGTATCTTCCTCTTTGAAGGTAGAATGATTTCTGCTGCTGGTGCTGTCATTGGTATTGCACTTGGCTTATTACTTTGCTGGTTACAACAGACATACGGTCTTGTACAGCTTGGTGATCAAGCAGGAAACTTTGTTGTCAATGCCTATCCTATTAGCGTTCACCCCGAAGATATCATTACAATCTTCCTCACAGTTATCCTTGTTGGCTGGCTTTCTGTGTGGTATCCCGTACGTTATATGAGTCGTAAACTGACGAGGGATTAA
- the rbfA gene encoding 30S ribosome-binding factor RbfA, whose amino-acid sequence MQETRQNRISRLLQKELASIFQTQTRMMHGVLVSVTRVKVSPDLSICTAYLSIFPSEKGDEILKNINANEKTIRYDLGQRVHNQLRIIPELRFFIDDSLDYLERIDELLKK is encoded by the coding sequence ATGCAAGAGACAAGACAAAACCGCATATCACGCCTCCTTCAGAAAGAGTTAGCAAGTATTTTCCAAACACAGACACGTATGATGCATGGTGTTTTGGTTAGTGTAACACGTGTAAAGGTGAGTCCAGACCTCAGTATCTGTACCGCCTACCTCAGTATCTTCCCATCTGAAAAGGGCGATGAAATACTGAAAAACATCAATGCTAATGAGAAGACTATCCGCTACGACTTAGGTCAGCGTGTGCATAATCAGCTGCGTATCATCCCAGAGCTACGCTTCTTCATTGACGACTCCCTCGACTATTTGGAGCGCATTGATGAGTTACTAAAGAAGTAG
- a CDS encoding O-methyltransferase, giving the protein MPTTNTYTSLTDEAGCDAYLASHIDPEGDYLYRLYRATNIHTIHGRMASGHLQGRLLKMLVQMIRPKNILEVGTFSGYSAICMAEGLEEGGKLYTFEINDEMEDFTRPWIEGSPVADKIDFRIGDAAEEAPKLGIMFDMAFVDGDKRYYTEVYEKLLPIIRPGGYILADNTLWDWHVIDPAYDHDQQTIGIRRFNDFIAKDDRIEKVILPLRDGLTLIRKK; this is encoded by the coding sequence ATGCCAACAACCAACACCTATACTTCCCTCACCGATGAGGCGGGCTGCGATGCCTATCTTGCCTCGCATATCGACCCAGAAGGCGATTATCTATACCGCCTTTATCGTGCCACAAATATTCATACTATTCACGGACGTATGGCAAGCGGACACCTGCAAGGTCGTCTCTTGAAGATGCTTGTACAGATGATACGTCCTAAGAATATCCTCGAAGTGGGTACTTTCAGTGGATACTCGGCTATCTGTATGGCAGAGGGATTGGAGGAAGGGGGCAAACTCTATACCTTTGAAATCAATGACGAGATGGAAGATTTCACCCGTCCATGGATTGAAGGATCGCCTGTTGCGGATAAGATTGACTTTCGCATCGGTGATGCGGCAGAAGAGGCTCCAAAGTTGGGGATTATGTTTGACATGGCTTTCGTTGATGGTGACAAACGATATTATACGGAGGTGTATGAGAAACTGCTGCCCATCATCCGTCCCGGTGGCTATATCCTCGCTGACAACACATTGTGGGATTGGCACGTCATCGACCCAGCCTACGACCACGACCAACAAACGATTGGCATCCGCCGTTTCAATGACTTTATTGCTAAAGACGACCGAATCGAAAAGGTTATTCTCCCATTACGCGATGGCTTAACGCTGATTAGGAAGAAATAA
- the aroQ gene encoding type II 3-dehydroquinate dehydratase: MKVIIINGPNLNLLGVREPEIYGSMSMDTFLSQLRESYPNSTIDYYQSNVEGELINKLQETGFSYDGIILNAGAYTHTSIALLDCIRSLQTPVIEVHISNVNDREDFRRHSMIAPACKGTIQGFGLNSYRLAIEALSLL, translated from the coding sequence ATGAAAGTAATCATTATTAATGGTCCTAACTTGAACCTGTTAGGGGTGCGTGAACCTGAAATATATGGTAGTATGTCTATGGACACCTTCCTTTCACAACTACGTGAAAGCTACCCTAACAGTACCATTGACTATTATCAAAGTAATGTTGAGGGCGAACTCATCAACAAACTGCAGGAGACTGGCTTCTCATATGATGGCATTATCCTCAATGCTGGGGCTTATACGCATACAAGTATTGCGCTTTTAGATTGCATCCGCTCTCTACAAACGCCAGTGATTGAGGTGCATATCAGTAATGTTAACGACCGTGAGGACTTCCGTCGACACTCAATGATTGCCCCAGCTTGCAAGGGAACTATTCAGGGCTTTGGTCTTAACAGCTACAGATTGGCTATAGAGGCTTTGTCACTCCTATAA
- the xerA gene encoding site-specific tyrosine recombinase/integron integrase, translating into METGKNSKDIVSRYRRYLKLEKGYSANTLDAYMRDVDKLFRYLAVEQVDVLDVKLEDLEHFAAFISDLGIGPRSLARILSGVRQFYRFLVIDGYLEVDPTELLESPKQPDHLPEVLSTAEVDLLEQAIDLSKWEGHRNHAIIEVLFSCGLRVSELTNLKLSNLYIEEQYIRVMGKGSKERLVPISPRALDELNYWFADRNVMKIKPGEEDYVFLNRRGHHLTRTMILIMIKRYAVEAGIKKTISPHTLRHSFATSLLEGGADLRAIQAMLGHESIGTTEIYTHIDTSTLRHEILEHHPRNIQYNERQQMDLLTE; encoded by the coding sequence ATGGAAACAGGCAAGAATTCAAAGGATATTGTCAGCCGTTACCGTCGTTATCTGAAGTTAGAGAAAGGCTACTCGGCTAATACGTTGGATGCTTATATGCGTGATGTGGATAAGCTCTTTCGCTATCTTGCTGTGGAACAGGTCGATGTGTTGGATGTGAAGTTAGAAGATTTAGAACACTTTGCAGCCTTTATCTCCGACCTTGGCATTGGTCCTCGCTCTTTGGCACGCATTCTCAGTGGGGTGCGCCAGTTCTATCGTTTCCTCGTTATTGATGGTTATTTGGAAGTAGACCCGACTGAGTTGTTAGAGTCGCCAAAGCAACCTGACCACTTGCCAGAGGTTCTTTCCACAGCAGAAGTTGACCTCTTAGAGCAGGCGATAGACCTGTCAAAGTGGGAAGGACACCGCAATCATGCCATTATCGAAGTCTTGTTCTCTTGTGGACTGCGTGTGTCAGAGCTCACCAATCTAAAGCTTTCCAACCTATATATTGAAGAACAGTATATCCGAGTGATGGGTAAAGGTTCGAAGGAACGCTTGGTGCCAATCTCACCGCGTGCTTTAGATGAACTAAACTATTGGTTTGCCGATCGTAATGTAATGAAAATCAAACCCGGAGAGGAGGACTATGTCTTCCTAAATCGCCGTGGACATCATCTTACTCGTACGATGATTCTCATCATGATTAAGCGATATGCGGTTGAAGCTGGTATCAAGAAAACAATTTCTCCACACACCCTTCGTCACTCCTTTGCCACTTCCTTGCTCGAAGGTGGTGCCGACTTGCGTGCTATTCAGGCAATGTTAGGACACGAAAGTATCGGTACAACAGAGATTTATACCCATATTGATACCTCCACGCTACGGCATGAAATTCTCGAACATCACCCTCGTAACATCCAGTATAATGAACGTCAGCAGATGGACTTATTGACAGAATAA